accggagccgccaagccctgcgccccaggtggccgctgtcttcagcagtcagacccggtactgctggcagagaacagagacagtcctgatgagtgtgaggtcgcacactcagtaatcccacagtctgtattcagtaaggagggagcacctccacctccaatcacacactcgtgcagctcctgtctaaccacttatctggttggggtgtgaagcgaagccatcgctgatcacaccaaacgccaatcccacagataaggacacaccacaggaaaacggctgcaaagaagttcagattattactcaatgttttgagtcagcagagaaaattacctgattggtagttgatttctcggcggggaggtggagttgcagtccggcctttaaggtggtggtgatgatgtggatgagtgacagctgatgctgatgacgagtaacagctgtcactcccggttgctatgacaccctctcatgcttgaagcccacacttcaagcagggcgccatctggtggtggcttCTCTTCAGCGGACCACACAACAGATGTGGTTGTTTGTTTGGattccctggcctgtatgtcttttgatgcaCTGGTTAGGAATAGCGCTACTATTTggttgttttcatttagtttaaagacaGCATCATGTGACAGTTCAGTTACTGCATGCCTATTTATGGGCAAGCAGTAACTGAGCTGCTGCGCTGTGACACAGGTAAGGTGCCCAGATGTCCTACTTTGACATGCGGGTTTTATGATCTGACAAATGGCCCGTTTGTCAGATCATAAAACACGCATGTCAAGTCTGAAGTCTAACTGTCAATAACAACTCCATTGCAATTTGTAAAAGTTAATGGAAATGTGGGACTGTCTCACACAAAGTtggacatctggtcaccctagACACAGAAAGCTACAGACtcactgtgtctctctctgttagCGCCTGTTAATGTCCACTGCACCTGTTAAATTGTTTAAGATGAAAGAGTGTggactgtgacagactggcgtcctgtcctgggtgtaccccgcctatgactgctgggataggctccagccccccgcgacccttgattggactaagcggttgaagatgtgtgtgtgaaaGCATGTGGACACCGCATACTTTCCACTGTGTTCCTTTGTTGACTCACCCTGTCGCTTCCAttcatgtagtttttttttttttttttttaactgcccgCTCCCGCCAGATTTGCGTTGGGTCCTGCAGGACCCTTTGGGACCCAATCCCAATGCAGCTCTCTACTTTGGTTCTTCCACTAACAGATGTTTGATTCTGTTTGAAATGGCTCCAGTTCTatgtatttcacaaattttatgGTTCTTAAAGTATAACAAGAGTTTAAAcctgttttaaatttattttttcaggtGTTGATCTTTTTAAAGAGGACACTTAGTAAAGGTGAgtcatgacctttgacctctgcatTAACTCTCCTGAATATTCAGATCTGTTTCCCAAAACCTATGACCACTGTGTCTTCCTTAGAGATTCTGTTTCGAGAACTGGCATCAAGACAGACAGCACTGAGACATTTTGTCCACTACCTGACAGAAACCAAAGACCAAAGACTGCTACTGGAGCTACTCAGGTCACAGGACACACACCTGTCCAACACCTCACTCAAACACTTGTTTCACATTCAGATCATACATTTGGTTTACAGAATCCTGTATTTTAATTTGTGATGTCCTTTCTGTCATTACCCTCAGATGTCTGGGTAGGACAGAGGACATGGCAGTAAGTAGGACACATCACGAATATCCTCTGTACGCAGTAGTGACAgatgatgtaatttttttttttttttgtctgctttcAATGTAACTTGCAGCGACTTCAGTATAAAGAACACCTGGGCATAGCAGATATAAACAAGAGGCGAGATTTTCTGAAGAGCTGCCTCAGGTAAATCACTCCCACCATATTCAAAAatgcatccatctattttctgtacccgcttactccaattaagggtcatggggtgcgGGAGCCAAACTAACAGTAACGTAGATGAAatgaacaaaatacaacaaagaactATCAAACAACAAAATTAAGACTGAGAGAAAAGTACCTCATTACAACACTAAAATATTAGTGATATGAATGACATAACAGATGAGTTTTTAGTCTGGACttaaatgactccagagaatcagactgttttatctcagcgAGCAGATtgttccacaaagcaggttaGATGAGTTTATTGACAccatgggaagactccctcagagaaattgatGTTCCGGTAGCACTGTATagcagtacacagggtaagaagcacacagagtatcaatagtgaaagtaaaaaagaaaaagtctttgcaatataaatacacaaatataaataccagacatactgatcaatactggtttattggctactactgttcctctccttcccgtcccgtCTTCttgttcctcctcctccccctgagtgaggagttgtacagtctgatggcctgatggacaaaggagtttttcagtctgttggtcctgcacttgggaaggagcagtctgtggctgaagaggctcctctggttgctgaagacggtgtgcagaggctgactggcatcttccataatgtccagcagtttgtccagtgttctcttctctgccaccatcaccagagagtccagcttcatgccaaccacagagccagcctgcctgatcaatttgtccagcctggatgtgtccttcttggatgtgttgCCCCCCAGCACACTACgttgtaaaagaggacgctggctactacggactggtagaacatccacaggaattacctgcagatgttaaacgactgcagcctcctcacaaagtccagcctgctctgtcccttcctgtacaggtggttggtgtgggttgtccagtccaggtaGCTGTCCAGCCCCcagcctgaggtacttgtaggaatccacagcctccacctcagctccctcgatCAGAAATGGTCGcagtcttggtctggacttcccaaagtcaataaccagctcctttgtctttgaggtgttgcgcTGTAgttggtttgtgtggcaccaggcagcaaagtctttcactaggctcctgtacttctcctctctgtcatcactgatgcatccaacagtggctgtgtcatctgcaaacttctggatatgacacagctcagagttgtagcagaagtcagagttgtacagggtgaagagaagaggggccagcactgtgccctggggtgctccgggGATGGTGATCAGTGTCAGACGTGGTGtacctcagcctgacatactgcggcctgttggtgaggtagctggagatccacatgaccaggcaggggtctactcgcatcctgttcagtttgtcctggacCACAAGGGGCTGGATGATGTTGAAGGCACTCAAGACGTCCAGGAAGAGAATCGTCACTGTGCCGTTTCCCTTATCCAGTTGTGAGCAGACTcggtgtagcaggtagaggatgacATCCTCTACACCAACACCTGCTCGATATGCAAACAGCAGATAGTCCTGGGCGTGTTGCATCTGGGGTTTGAGGAAGTTGAGGAAGAACTGCTCCAAggtcttcatcaggtgtgaagtgagtgccactggtcagAGGTCATTCAGCTCACTGGGCCAGTTCTTCTTCGCAACTGGAATGATGCATGAAATCTTCCAGAGGGTGGGCACTCTCCCTAGCTGCAGGCTAAGGTTGAAGATACATTGTAGCGGTTCTCCCAGTTCAGTCGTGCAGGTCTTCAGTagtcaaggattcaaaaggagtttattgtcatatgcacataaggaacatgtttcctgcacaatgaaatgtgtttactgcatgtttacccatcctaattaccagttaggagcagaggtcgccttttagggcgcccggggacccagctccagatgtatatccctgccctaggtcatgagcagggctgagcaaaccttgaccggcctcatgacacacttaaacaacaacacacataagccggtccggtacatgaacacacataaaagcacacacaaggaaagaattgggaaaagaaaaacctccatagctgctgtgttgaactcatgcagcaccactggagagcaaaaaaaaaacaaaaaacaaaaacccataagcacagaaaaacagtcataacaaaaaacaaatcacgacagccgagacttggatgtgtccagacagacagcccggaaggccgcacgtgaggcgccatcgacaggccttatctgtccatcctgggggggggggggatgacgaagagggggggagacgaggagcgaggctatcaggagtgttcctcgggtggaggattttatcccagcggccttgaaggacagctggtgtttggaaaccaaatagatatccagattaacagacacctggcagattccacagtctgaaacttcagagtggctccttaatacatctgaatagaggagatgtggtcttactgacgatcaaagcggttttccagtgcagccattttccccgagatggattccagtgtgaggttgacacccgccgactgagctgacactgcccttccaatcgaatcagtcatgtggggcagcctggacgggccaattaatgccacctccaccttcttaattttccggtaaaccagtgctatggccgccccacacagcagaaacccggtcaccacagctccaaataagttaacatcttcaacatcctccacagacaacgtgtacaggcacatgacttgccacctccaccagctgtccatcacgtaacccgccacatgtcccggcaggacaggtcgggtcctctgctcccgaatgtcttgtggaaaaaaatagtatcaattgcgttcagagaccacttgatcagatccattttgccattttccagaggagcagggctggcagcctcacagacaaaacactctacagtagcaggaaagttagggagggaggaggagagaaaaatgcgaccgtcccggccgagagcaagaaggcaaaagaAGGCAAGGTGTGTCGGGGACACACCTTGTCTGGGCCTGCAgctttcctgggatgaagcttcctcagctgtcctctgacctggtccacagtgatgtatggaGGAGGCTGCGTTGAGGTGGGGTTGTCTCTGTGATGTCTCAGGGGAGGTGTGCTGAGGGAAGGAGGAGAGATGGAGAGGTACACGATAAGAgaatgctctgtggcctgctgacttctttttaacctttggaacacaGACTCCTGAGAATGCAtagggccagtacgtaaggtatAATTAGATCAGTCAGATAGGGAAGCACAAGTCCATGAAGGATTTTGTATGTTAGTAACCTTAAAATCTAACCTCACAGGGTCAAGAACTCAGTGAAAGGGATGTCAAAGTTGGGATaatatgatcaaactttctgactggatgctgtgtttactTCCAGTCTTCCATTTGTCCCTGAAGATGGCACTCATGTCCAGGATCACTACACTCTGCTGGAGAGGCAGATCATAATCGAGGTGAGGACCACCCAGAACCACCGGGAACTATGTCAAAATCAGCTCTAATTCCAGAACTCCTGTTGCTCTTAGGCAGCTGATCACCAGGCGGAGCAAGGAGGAAAAGTGGAAATATTCCAAAAGTTTCCCAGACGAGCTTCAATCCTCAACATGCCACTGATCACTACACTGTACTACTGCTGTTTCTACCACTACAATGAGTCTGAGGTTAGCCTGAGCCCCACAAAACCCAACCCACTCTGCAGTTAGCCTCAGCTCAACTAAACCCAGCCCAGTCTAAGGTTATGCTGAACCCGACTAAACAGATCACAATGTGATCCTGAGATTGGTCACACAAGGTTCTGTGTCTGTCTGCAGGGAACCTTCAGCAGTCCGGCTAACATCCGTCAGACCTTCAGGGTGAGTAGAATTTgtgtttgagtgacagctgtcagtgtccaTTTAGATTTCATGTCTTGCCTTTGATCTCAGATATCAGAGAAGCAGTATTTTGTTACGGCGTTAGCAGCACGGGCAAAGTTGAAGGCGTGGCCAGATGTAGACGCTCTGTTTACCAGCAGGAACTGGCTCGGCTTCACCAGGAAGAAATCTCCGCTTAGCTTCCAGCGGGTTGTTGACATTCTGCAGAAGAACAACGCCCCCATGCAGGTGAGAGGGCGGAGCCAACAGCAAGTGCATgcacttttttttaaaagcatcTGAGCTGACAGCTCAGTGGTCAGCAGATAAGTCTGCAGTTCAATTCCACAGATGCTAACTTCCTCCCACAGTCTAAAACATGCACATTTGGAACTATTCCTTtgtctgcccctgagcaaggcatcTCTTCATCTGGAATTGGTCCCCGGCCGCTGGCTGTCCACTACTTCTCATTAGGACGTTTTTCCTCTCCAACAGGCTGCACGATGACATTCAGAGTATATAGTTTTACTTTTGTGATATAATTTCTTCTCTTTGATTAACAGGTGCTGCAAGACTATGTGGCTCTAGTTGTTGATCCGGAGCTGAGGACCAGTCTGGCTCAGAAACATAAATGTCACAACATCGTCATCAATGTGAGAATCATGCATGCAGATTAGTAACACCATCTCTGATTGGTCCAAAGTGGAATTTAGCTCTCAGTATAATTTTGTCCCAATACTGCatgtaaatataataaataaaagttCTTCATTGGCCCAGCATGAGTGGGCGGGGCTACAGTCAGAGAGAAAaggtacggtcacattagctacacgcgacattcattttcagtcagagcggGCGTTCTGCAGCAGCAAGAGACAACACTCTCTCTGCTGCCAGCTGAGTATTTTAAGGAAATACTGAGTGACACAACActgcgacagccaatcagagtgactAGACAGCGTGACATCAGCTGGTTGTGCGCTCAAATAAATAATCTAAGATGGcggaaaatgctctgaaacagcttatttctctaTAAATCTTTtgtttctcatattttgtaaaGCAATTTAGGACTATTCGAACTgttaccctctggcaggaggTATAGGAGTCTGCCAGCCCGTACCAAAAGACTCAGGAACAGTTACTATCCACAGGCTGTGAGACTACTGAACTCTAAATAACACAGAACTATGATAATAACACTGCACTAAGCCACGTCTTTAACACTGTATGTCTATTGCTGTTATCAATGTGACTGTATCTTGTATGTCACCACCTTACCTTTCAAAACTCATCTCAGTTTTTACTATTTACCTGTGCAATAACTTGCTACACAACTGTGCAATATGTCATGTGCAGTAATACTATGTGCAATATGAACAATACTACAACCTGTGAATACTACAACCTGACTACTgctgactattattattattattatttttatatatatatatgcttatattttcggtatttatattgcatgctattagtacttcctgcgagtttgaacagtccttctcatcctaagcatttcattgcactgttgactctgtgttaacctgcatatgatcaataaattatcttgtatctaattctaaatctaaaaatgctgtttttgtaaccaaataAGATCAAGGCACAAAGCGACTGTGTGTTGCCATCATTTGTAGCTAAAGTGACCATTGCATGTCTGAAAACACTCAAAAATTTGTGGGTTGTTTATTGTGGAGGGGTAGGGCCTAAACGTTAAAGCTGGTCCCATGTTTGTGATGTCATGATGACTGGCATGTCTTTGGTCCAATCAGACATACAGAGACCTGAAGGACCGCCAGCTGTTGCTGGCGTACCGAGGAAAGGTGGAGAGAGGGTCACCGGAGGAGAAGAAGATCGATGAGCTGCTCAACAATTCGGTGAGTGGGAAGGGGagcgagagtgtgtgtgtgtgtgtgtgcgcgtgtgcgctCATCACGTGATCGGATGTTTCTTCTTTCAGCAAATCCGATGGAGGAACTGATGGCTGTGCTTTAAGATGACATTTCAAAAGTCTCCATCACTGCTACATCAATGAAACGGCTGGAATCACTTGCCATGCAATTGGCCAGGGAGCGAGTGGGTGGAGCTAATCCTGCTGAGTCtgcagcattttttaaaaaaaagacaaatatataacattaaaaagcaaataaattattttaaaatgaaaggaAGGAGCGTTTTTTTTTGAGTGGGGGATGCAGGTGTCAGTTTGACTTAGTTATTTGATGTGAACAACCAAATGAATGACATCATTGAGCCCAGTCTGTCTACTGCCCAGAGAACAGCACACCAGACCCTCGACAGATTagacggggaagacccaggacacgctggagagatttTATTTCTCAATtggtttgggaatgccttgggatcccccagataGTTACAGGATTTGGCTGAGgagagggaagtgtgggatgagctgcttactctgctgccactgctacctgttaattctagaatagaatttcaaattcttcttcttacttataaggttttgaataatcaggtcccatcttatcttagggagctcgtagtaccatattaccccattagagtgtttcgttctcagactgcgggcttacttgtagttcctagggtttgtaagagtagaatgggaggcagagccttcagctttcaggctcctctcctgtggaaccagctcccaattcagatcagggagacagataccctctctacttttaagattaggcttaaaactttccttttcgctaaggcttatagttagggctggatcgggtgaccctggaccatcccttggttatgctgctttagacgtagattgtgggggggttcccatgatgcactgtttctttctctttttgctccgtatgcatcactctgcatttaatcattagtgatcgatctctgccccccttcacagcatgtctttttcctgtttttttccctcagccccaaccagtctcagcagaagactgcccctccctgagcctggttctgctggaggtttcttcctgttaaaagggagtttttccttcccactgttgccaagtgcttgctcatagggggtcgttttgaccgtt
The sequence above is drawn from the Thalassophryne amazonica chromosome 21, fThaAma1.1, whole genome shotgun sequence genome and encodes:
- the vipas39 gene encoding spermatogenesis-defective protein 39 homolog isoform X1 → MAKSKVDEEEYWHSSKFTAFTFDDEDEVSRLAESKRAVNSIRRLVEEDDDEDDVEKVSWSGEPVGSISWSVRETAASNQQMASDTSETTPTRISTTVPVLQKSNSGYSLSSLFKGKSKAGSFQTLSDSFSDSSVRLYAPELRKPKSESKDHLSDWSAEETVQRMQQGKVVCLEKFRSLQDKMNLLDLAVTAYDGNVIIAVLIFLKRTLSKEILFRELASRQTALRHFVHYLTETKDQRLLLELLRSLGRTEDMARLQYKEHLGIADINKRRDFLKSCLSLPFVPEDGTHVQDHYTLLERQIIIEAADHQAEQGGKVEIFQKFPRRASILNMPLITTLYYCCFYHYNESEGTFSSPANIRQTFRISEKQYFVTALAARAKLKAWPDVDALFTSRNWLGFTRKKSPLSFQRVVDILQKNNAPMQVLQDYVALVVDPELRTSLAQKHKCHNIVINTYRDLKDRQLLLAYRGKVERGSPEEKKIDELLNNSQIRWRN
- the vipas39 gene encoding spermatogenesis-defective protein 39 homolog isoform X2; translated protein: MAKSKVDEEEYWHSSKFTAFTFDDEDEVSRLAESKRAVNSIRRLVEEDDDEDDVEKVSWSGEPVGSISWSVRETAASNQQMASDTSETTPTRISTTVPVLQKSNSGYSLSSLFKGKSKAGSFQTLSDSFSDSSVRLYAPELRKPKSESKDHLSDWSAEETVQRMQQGKVVCLEKFRSLQDKMNLLDLAVTAYDGNVIIAVLIFLKRTLSKEILFRELASRQTALRHFVHYLTETKDQRLLLELLRCLGRTEDMARLQYKEHLGIADINKRRDFLKSCLSLPFVPEDGTHVQDHYTLLERQIIIEAADHQAEQGGKVEIFQKFPRRASILNMPLITTLYYCCFYHYNESEGTFSSPANIRQTFRISEKQYFVTALAARAKLKAWPDVDALFTSRNWLGFTRKKSPLSFQRVVDILQKNNAPMQVLQDYVALVVDPELRTSLAQKHKCHNIVINTYRDLKDRQLLLAYRGKVERGSPEEKKIDELLNNSQIRWRN